The following proteins come from a genomic window of bacterium:
- a CDS encoding PKD domain-containing protein has product MKRLMAIGMFAVLACCVVTERAGALERPGVEYKIFQFPRNMIPRIDGKTDDWDMVPDDYAIGTGELMDTVNGNKPDPKNLDIKVKLGWVKGLDRLYILYEAYDDYWDFKDPGLTGDIFEIVVDADLSGGPLIANFSDDLDVNTWAGYLFHGVHAQNYHIFTPAEGKNWTLAWGCQPWIADLPWANAVYSYNFKHGESGRLVLECWITPFDYAAYEGPSRSVVSKLEENKIIGFSWAILDRDDPSVNRKGAFWNLSHNTRVYGDASALVAFRLMPLEERFKPAITAGWSFTVVDQDRRLVAFKDESTGNIRSWHWDFGDGTVSTEQHPVHRYEAPGSYRDGNTYPYSYIVVLTVEGPDGKARMSKIWDVAVK; this is encoded by the coding sequence ATGAAACGATTGATGGCGATCGGAATGTTTGCCGTTCTGGCCTGCTGTGTGGTGACGGAGCGTGCAGGCGCCCTCGAACGTCCGGGTGTGGAATACAAGATTTTCCAGTTCCCCCGGAACATGATACCGCGTATCGACGGCAAAACGGACGACTGGGACATGGTGCCGGACGATTATGCAATCGGAACCGGCGAGCTCATGGATACGGTGAACGGCAACAAACCCGATCCGAAAAACCTCGATATCAAAGTGAAGCTCGGCTGGGTGAAAGGGCTGGATCGACTGTACATCCTGTACGAGGCTTATGACGATTACTGGGATTTCAAGGATCCGGGCCTTACCGGCGACATCTTTGAGATCGTGGTGGATGCAGACCTTTCGGGCGGACCGCTGATCGCGAATTTCAGTGACGATCTCGATGTCAACACATGGGCGGGATATCTGTTCCATGGAGTCCATGCCCAGAACTACCATATCTTCACACCGGCGGAAGGGAAGAACTGGACGCTCGCATGGGGCTGCCAGCCCTGGATAGCGGACTTGCCGTGGGCCAATGCGGTGTATTCGTATAATTTCAAGCACGGGGAAAGCGGCAGGCTTGTGCTGGAATGCTGGATTACACCGTTCGATTACGCCGCCTACGAAGGGCCGTCACGCTCGGTCGTGTCCAAACTGGAGGAAAACAAGATTATCGGTTTCTCCTGGGCGATACTCGACCGGGATGATCCTTCCGTGAACCGTAAAGGGGCATTCTGGAACCTGTCGCACAATACGAGGGTGTACGGAGATGCCTCCGCGCTCGTCGCTTTCCGGCTCATGCCCCTCGAGGAGCGTTTCAAACCGGCCATTACGGCGGGCTGGTCGTTCACAGTTGTCGATCAGGATCGGCGGCTTGTCGCGTTCAAAGACGAATCAACCGGGAATATCCGTTCATGGCATTGGGATTTCGGCGACGGAACAGTATCGACGGAACAGCATCCCGTTCACCGGTACGAAGCGCCCGGTTCCTACCGTGACGGTAACACATACCCGTATTCCTATATCGTCGTCCTCACCGTCGAGGGGCCGGACGGTAAAGCCAGGATGTCGAAAATCTGGGATGTGGCAGTGAAATAA
- a CDS encoding beta-galactosidase: MKNGKWCLISALCVFAASYLMGTSIAQTGNNNGPVVTIASFKGVPTVFVDGVPHSGMTYMTYNPQERFFNDFGKAGVNFVSFFTTANQIPGVPKPVWVSRDSFDFSEMDTIMNFIYRANHDALIFPRVYLFSPPWWNDEHPDELMRYHDGTTVKPIRRNPGGTALPSWASEIWREDTAYCLRRMIEHIKSQPYGHRVVGYHLASGGTDEWYYYPNYEWFFSNKVMDNFLDYSIPQTKAFRKWLKEKYGTDAALRAAWHNKTVTLETAEIASKRDKLNTDLHVFYDPAHSQNVIDTYEFEAFIVADTIEYFCRVVKEATDGQAFTGAFYGYVTGAVDKVYIATHHLLQSPYIDFITSPSAYQFREAGSGYSTNRGCLTSVALHGKLWWDENDYRTYLTPGKSEIEGWSPDLHSTEMLQLRQLANQITNASAGWWFDMGGGWFDSPEAMAMIKKLNDIAERSVQCDRTSVSEIAVVVDEKSLADIELGGNLYRPLIMDQRLPVGRIGAPADWILLDDLAAAPSYKMYVFLNAFRVTEEQKRAIRQLPSRGAKAIVWVYAPGLVNSTLDASGSIELTGLNLKLLPDRGPLFVEVNDEGAAFLPGVREKLMYGTPNRVGPFVIGDDSSADVLGTMYGTDAPGLIMKTIDNVEVYFSSAPLLPESLLRGIAVRAGVHLYSFNDDILYVNASFIGIHTPRSGKRTLRLPRKTDLYDVYNDRVVAEQATTVTLDLPARQTALFFMGSEKEWRSLGH; encoded by the coding sequence ATGAAAAACGGAAAATGGTGTTTGATATCGGCATTATGTGTATTCGCGGCATCGTATCTCATGGGAACATCAATCGCTCAGACCGGGAATAATAACGGCCCGGTTGTGACAATTGCCTCCTTCAAAGGCGTCCCCACGGTATTCGTCGACGGTGTGCCGCATTCGGGCATGACGTATATGACCTATAACCCCCAGGAACGGTTTTTCAATGATTTCGGCAAGGCAGGCGTCAATTTCGTCTCCTTCTTCACGACAGCGAATCAGATACCGGGTGTGCCCAAACCGGTCTGGGTCAGCAGAGACTCGTTCGATTTCAGCGAGATGGACACCATCATGAATTTTATCTACCGCGCCAATCATGATGCGCTCATTTTCCCCAGGGTTTATCTCTTTTCGCCTCCCTGGTGGAACGACGAACATCCCGACGAGCTGATGCGCTATCATGACGGAACGACGGTGAAACCGATTCGCCGGAATCCGGGAGGCACGGCTCTCCCCTCCTGGGCATCGGAGATATGGCGCGAAGATACCGCATACTGTCTGCGGCGCATGATCGAACACATAAAAAGTCAACCCTACGGTCACCGCGTCGTGGGATATCACCTCGCTTCCGGCGGTACGGACGAATGGTACTATTACCCGAATTACGAATGGTTTTTCAGCAACAAGGTCATGGATAATTTCCTCGATTACAGTATACCGCAAACGAAAGCGTTCCGTAAATGGCTCAAGGAAAAATACGGTACCGACGCAGCGCTTCGTGCGGCATGGCACAATAAAACCGTCACGCTCGAAACGGCGGAAATCGCATCAAAGCGTGACAAGCTGAATACCGATCTGCATGTCTTTTACGATCCGGCGCACAGCCAGAATGTGATCGATACCTATGAATTCGAAGCGTTCATCGTTGCCGACACCATCGAATACTTCTGCCGTGTGGTAAAAGAAGCGACAGACGGGCAGGCGTTCACGGGGGCATTTTACGGGTATGTCACCGGCGCGGTTGACAAGGTGTATATTGCAACGCACCACTTGCTTCAGAGTCCATATATCGATTTTATCACTTCGCCTTCCGCATACCAGTTCAGGGAAGCGGGTTCAGGATACAGCACGAACAGGGGCTGCCTCACGTCGGTTGCCCTGCACGGCAAGCTGTGGTGGGATGAAAACGATTACAGAACATATCTGACACCGGGGAAAAGCGAGATCGAGGGATGGTCTCCCGATTTGCACTCCACCGAAATGCTGCAGCTCCGTCAGCTCGCAAACCAGATAACGAACGCCTCGGCTGGCTGGTGGTTCGACATGGGCGGCGGCTGGTTCGATTCGCCGGAAGCCATGGCGATGATAAAAAAGCTGAACGACATAGCCGAACGAAGCGTACAGTGTGACCGCACATCGGTCAGTGAAATCGCCGTTGTCGTGGACGAAAAAAGCCTGGCGGACATCGAGCTCGGAGGTAATCTCTACCGTCCCCTCATCATGGATCAGCGTCTCCCGGTCGGCAGAATCGGCGCACCGGCGGACTGGATTCTTCTCGATGATCTGGCGGCCGCACCCTCATACAAGATGTATGTCTTTCTGAATGCCTTCCGGGTGACCGAAGAACAGAAACGGGCGATCAGGCAGCTTCCTTCACGGGGCGCCAAGGCCATCGTATGGGTTTATGCGCCGGGACTTGTGAACAGTACGCTCGATGCGTCGGGAAGCATCGAGCTGACGGGATTGAATCTGAAACTGCTTCCCGACAGGGGACCGCTGTTCGTGGAAGTGAATGACGAAGGCGCGGCTTTTCTCCCGGGCGTGCGTGAAAAGCTCATGTACGGCACACCGAACCGTGTGGGACCCTTTGTTATCGGCGACGACTCATCGGCTGATGTACTGGGCACGATGTACGGCACAGATGCGCCGGGGCTCATCATGAAAACCATCGATAATGTCGAGGTATATTTTTCTTCTGCGCCCCTGCTGCCGGAATCCCTTCTCAGAGGCATCGCAGTGAGAGCCGGTGTCCACCTGTATTCGTTCAACGACGATATTCTCTATGTCAACGCATCCTTTATCGGCATACATACACCACGTTCGGGGAAACGAACGCTGCGGCTCCCCCGGAAAACCGACCTGTACGACGTTTATAACGACCGTGTTGTCGCGGAACAGGCCACAACAGTAACACTTGACCTGCCCGCGCGGCAAACCGCCCTCTTTTTCATGGGCAGCGAGAAGGAATGGCGTTCTCTGGGCCATTGA
- a CDS encoding response regulator, with protein sequence MGRRFVNVCGNIMVVDDEEPVLKMVHKALTRAGYACDSTDAVSSALDMINTNDYDIVLSDKNMPSLDRSHDEGGIEIIAYAKKHNPATEVILMTGYASTDSAVKALQLGAVDYIMKPFSIKDLLEKIAFIRSCQTFINAENMIPLYKSFHAGLLEILNTDCHIDYENQQRIMTFFNTKMEYMFRTVKNFERLVLQQRETMGNLASLCGELLTNTPQTDPRYPVFEKIFELASMRI encoded by the coding sequence ATGGGAAGGAGATTCGTTAACGTGTGTGGAAATATTATGGTTGTAGATGATGAGGAACCAGTGCTTAAAATGGTTCATAAAGCACTGACGAGAGCCGGATACGCATGTGACAGTACCGATGCTGTTTCGTCCGCGCTTGACATGATAAATACCAACGATTACGATATTGTCCTGTCAGATAAAAATATGCCATCGCTCGACCGGTCACATGACGAGGGCGGTATTGAAATCATAGCATATGCAAAAAAACATAATCCCGCCACGGAAGTGATACTCATGACAGGATATGCATCCACGGACAGCGCTGTAAAAGCCCTGCAGCTCGGGGCGGTCGATTATATCATGAAGCCGTTCAGTATCAAGGATCTTCTGGAAAAAATCGCTTTTATCAGATCGTGCCAGACATTTATTAACGCCGAAAACATGATTCCCCTGTACAAGTCGTTCCATGCCGGGCTGCTTGAAATTCTTAATACCGATTGCCATATCGACTATGAAAACCAACAGAGAATCATGACTTTTTTCAACACGAAAATGGAATATATGTTCCGGACTGTTAAAAATTTCGAGCGACTCGTTCTCCAACAGCGCGAAACGATGGGAAATCTTGCATCTCTGTGCGGAGAGCTGCTGACGAATACTCCTCAAACCGACCCGCGGTATCCGGTTTTTGAAAAAATATTCGAGCTGGCATCCATGAGGATTTGA
- a CDS encoding ZIP family metal transporter, producing the protein MLDFMKDLNPVVQALIGTGFTYGVTALGAAVVFVRQELSRKMLDGFLGFAAGVMVAASYWSLLAPAIEMSAELDVPSWVPALVGFLMGGFFLWSVDKIIPHLHLGFPTEEAEGPRTTWRRSILLVLAITLHNIPEGLAVGVAFGAVAAGIPSATLGGAIALALGIGIQNFPEGLAVSIPLRREGLSQWKSFWYGQLSGVVEPVAGVLGAALVFIMRPILPYALAFAAGAMIFVVVEEVVPESQRNGNTDFATMGAMFGFAVMMTLDVALG; encoded by the coding sequence ATGCTCGACTTCATGAAAGACCTGAATCCGGTTGTGCAGGCCCTTATCGGCACCGGATTCACCTATGGAGTGACCGCCCTTGGCGCCGCGGTGGTGTTTGTTCGTCAGGAGCTGAGCCGGAAGATGCTCGATGGTTTCCTCGGATTTGCCGCCGGAGTGATGGTGGCGGCGAGCTACTGGTCGCTTCTTGCCCCGGCCATCGAGATGTCGGCTGAGCTCGATGTGCCCTCGTGGGTTCCCGCGCTTGTCGGGTTTCTCATGGGTGGGTTCTTCCTCTGGTCGGTTGACAAGATTATACCTCACCTTCATCTGGGATTTCCCACCGAAGAAGCCGAGGGACCGCGGACAACATGGCGCCGGAGCATCCTGCTCGTTCTCGCCATTACGCTCCATAACATACCCGAGGGTCTTGCTGTCGGCGTGGCATTCGGCGCGGTCGCAGCGGGTATACCTTCAGCCACGCTCGGTGGAGCTATTGCGCTGGCGCTCGGAATCGGCATCCAGAATTTTCCCGAGGGTCTCGCTGTCTCGATTCCGCTCCGGCGCGAGGGGCTTTCGCAGTGGAAAAGCTTCTGGTACGGTCAGCTTTCCGGTGTTGTGGAGCCGGTCGCCGGTGTGCTCGGTGCGGCGCTCGTTTTTATCATGCGGCCCATTCTTCCTTATGCTCTTGCCTTCGCCGCCGGGGCGATGATTTTTGTCGTTGTCGAGGAAGTCGTCCCGGAATCCCAGCGAAACGGGAACACCGACTTCGCCACCATGGGCGCAATGTTCGGGTTTGCGGTGATGATGACGCTCGATGTCGCGCTGGGGTAG
- a CDS encoding twin-arginine translocation signal domain-containing protein produces the protein MSPTRRDFIKDAAVIGAAAGTGLTARDTVAENGYGEGPVDENTRCPYFDQPLFCKGKNENGKYLCEE, from the coding sequence ATGAGTCCGACGAGGCGTGATTTTATAAAGGATGCAGCGGTCATCGGAGCGGCAGCGGGAACAGGTCTCACTGCCCGTGACACAGTGGCGGAGAACGGCTATGGAGAAGGACCCGTGGATGAAAACACCCGGTGCCCGTATTTCGATCAACCGCTGTTCTGCAAAGGAAAAAACGAGAACGGTAAGTATCTCTGCGAGGAATGA
- a CDS encoding PAS domain S-box protein — translation MERKRKKTVKDLLQEIEVLRKRVDELEHEKSEYTDIKQDLRNQETRMKNLIYFCKAGYFKIDRNGRIENVNEAWVRLHHFVSRNEVIGLHIIETVVEIDIPEAEKMIERVMAGEPVVHHEFRRRCDDGAVGYHSLCAVPVVRNDIVIGMEGLIVDTTETRRAEYQHIKLFSQLDQALDQINTLSGMIPICASCKKIRDDQGYWNQVEKYISEHSQAEFTHSICPDCQRILYPDLFTDNTTEET, via the coding sequence ATGGAAAGAAAACGGAAAAAAACGGTAAAAGATTTACTGCAGGAAATCGAAGTACTCCGGAAACGCGTTGACGAGCTCGAACATGAAAAAAGCGAGTATACTGATATAAAACAGGATCTCCGGAATCAGGAAACACGCATGAAAAACCTGATTTATTTCTGCAAGGCCGGCTATTTTAAAATCGACCGTAACGGCCGTATAGAAAACGTCAATGAAGCCTGGGTGAGATTGCATCACTTCGTTTCGAGAAACGAGGTCATCGGGCTGCATATCATTGAAACGGTAGTGGAAATCGACATACCGGAGGCCGAGAAAATGATCGAACGCGTGATGGCGGGCGAACCGGTCGTGCATCACGAGTTCAGGAGACGGTGCGATGACGGTGCAGTGGGATATCATTCCCTGTGCGCCGTGCCCGTGGTCAGGAATGACATCGTTATAGGCATGGAGGGTCTGATTGTCGATACCACCGAGACGAGAAGGGCCGAATATCAGCATATCAAACTCTTCTCCCAGCTCGACCAGGCTCTCGACCAGATCAACACCCTGAGCGGAATGATACCCATCTGCGCCTCATGTAAAAAAATCCGCGACGATCAGGGATACTGGAATCAGGTTGAAAAATACATCAGCGAGCACTCCCAGGCCGAATTTACACACAGTATCTGCCCCGACTGCCAGAGAATCCTCTATCCCGACCTTTTTACGGACAACACCACCGAAGAAACATGA
- a CDS encoding response regulator, whose product MMIHSHISEVHTPREKKAHQPSLMTEGKETILVVEDEKSISTLIEKFLKHQGYTVLLAYDGNSGIDIFSKNAHMIDLVVLDLTLPGILGKTVFEKMLAIKPDVAVIVMSGYYSEEIRSGILSRAKEFVAKPFSMLTLEAYIRSVLDKAEQSV is encoded by the coding sequence ATGATGATTCATTCTCACATATCAGAGGTGCACACACCCCGTGAAAAGAAAGCACATCAGCCTTCTTTGATGACAGAGGGAAAAGAAACCATTCTTGTTGTCGAGGATGAAAAAAGCATATCGACGCTCATTGAAAAATTTCTCAAACATCAGGGTTACACGGTTCTATTGGCGTATGATGGTAACAGCGGTATTGATATCTTTTCGAAAAACGCTCACATGATTGATCTTGTCGTGCTTGATTTGACTTTGCCGGGAATCTTGGGAAAGACGGTGTTTGAAAAGATGCTCGCGATAAAACCGGATGTAGCCGTTATCGTTATGTCAGGGTACTATTCTGAAGAAATACGCTCCGGTATTCTTTCGCGGGCGAAAGAATTCGTTGCCAAGCCATTCTCCATGCTGACATTGGAAGCATATATCAGATCGGTACTTGATAAAGCGGAACAATCGGTATGA
- a CDS encoding CsgG/HfaB family protein: MINILKHLLLPPLLLLILLPAAGISVYRECTAAENNALLVLGSLNELKDEHWKDERIGFGLRSLITQAFFDVGAFSVIEEKPEIREKLRAVSQGMWAAGDNKYDVTKDAEEAKLLGAQYVAYGRVYYFGRPLTKMSVGVLQSRTAETIIRIEIILRNTGNGKTIKKSGTGKAETAANSAFFEVRDDSVLFDETAIGTATKKAIGEAVADIMKDFKKIQ; the protein is encoded by the coding sequence ATGATTAACATTCTGAAACATTTATTATTACCGCCTCTCTTATTACTGATCCTCCTGCCGGCAGCGGGAATCTCAGTGTACAGGGAATGCACGGCGGCGGAAAACAATGCTCTCCTCGTCCTCGGTTCGCTGAACGAACTCAAGGATGAACACTGGAAAGACGAACGTATCGGATTCGGGCTCCGGAGCCTGATAACCCAGGCGTTTTTCGATGTCGGCGCTTTCTCTGTCATCGAGGAAAAGCCCGAGATACGTGAGAAACTCCGCGCCGTTTCTCAGGGCATGTGGGCTGCCGGCGATAATAAATACGATGTCACCAAAGATGCCGAGGAAGCAAAACTCCTTGGTGCGCAATACGTAGCTTACGGCAGGGTTTATTATTTCGGAAGACCCCTGACAAAGATGTCGGTCGGTGTTCTGCAGTCGAGAACAGCGGAAACGATTATACGTATCGAGATAATTCTCAGGAACACTGGCAACGGAAAAACAATTAAAAAGTCCGGCACCGGAAAAGCTGAGACAGCCGCAAACAGCGCATTCTTCGAGGTCCGCGACGACAGCGTCCTGTTCGATGAAACAGCGATCGGGACAGCGACCAAGAAGGCAATCGGAGAAGCTGTCGCCGATATAATGAAAGATTTCAAAAAAATACAGTAA
- a CDS encoding CsgG/HfaB family protein translates to MRAPLVTLLIAVVLISGCASVSTEKGPETQARKTLKQKGFTFPPYSGPKKRIQVVRFGIPADVASKYPELADKRVGWGLCNRIVDGLWQTNRFEFIEEKEEILQKMLDQWQLSSAGIVTEETAIEQGSLKAPQYLVYAEVFDFGVSHSEQIVGVAAKQMDTTVIGVQIRMVDVATGQYIPASATGEAKTSGVGIWASVNLEFDQTTVGLASQDAVNEAIISLINRLK, encoded by the coding sequence ATGAGAGCTCCACTGGTAACACTCCTTATCGCGGTTGTCCTGATATCCGGCTGCGCCTCGGTTTCGACAGAGAAGGGCCCGGAGACACAGGCGAGAAAAACACTGAAACAGAAAGGATTCACCTTTCCCCCGTACAGCGGCCCGAAAAAACGTATCCAGGTCGTCAGGTTCGGCATACCCGCCGATGTCGCGAGCAAGTATCCCGAGCTGGCGGATAAACGGGTCGGATGGGGATTGTGCAACCGCATAGTAGACGGGTTATGGCAGACAAACAGGTTTGAATTTATCGAGGAAAAAGAGGAGATACTCCAGAAGATGCTCGATCAGTGGCAGCTCTCATCGGCCGGCATTGTGACCGAGGAGACCGCCATCGAGCAGGGAAGCCTGAAAGCACCCCAATACCTCGTCTATGCGGAGGTGTTCGACTTCGGGGTCAGTCACAGCGAACAGATAGTCGGTGTCGCGGCAAAACAGATGGACACCACGGTCATCGGCGTCCAGATACGCATGGTCGATGTCGCGACCGGGCAGTATATTCCCGCTTCGGCGACCGGGGAAGCCAAAACCTCCGGTGTCGGAATATGGGCAAGCGTGAACCTCGAGTTCGACCAGACAACGGTAGGTCTTGCGAGCCAGGATGCGGTGAACGAGGCAATTATCTCGTTGATCAACCGGCTGAAGTGA